The Cucumis melo cultivar AY chromosome 9, USDA_Cmelo_AY_1.0, whole genome shotgun sequence genome includes the window TCAAGTATGGTAATATTGCCTCTACACGTAATGGATAAAATAAAACAGCATGCTTCATTGAGCACGTATTATTTCTGATTTCGGTGTGTTTAATAGGTATAGAGCTTGAAGAATTAGAAAACAAAATGGACGtcctttccttctcttttttggCTGGTTATACCATAATCTTAAACAACTATCAGGTTTTTATATTTCCTTTTGGATAACCCAGTAATTCAAAGGCCACACACCCACTAATCCAAAGGCACCTGTACGCACCATCCCAAAGTATTGACAAAGAAAGACAGCTTCTAATAAGACTCGAtgaatctttttcttttatagaaATTAGGAAGTCTGAAGTAGGGGCGTTTATATCGCCAAAAAAACGAATGACTATTGGGTGCAAGAGAGTAGAACTTGACATTCAAACCCTGCACAATTTAGGAGATGATGCAGAAAGAGGGTGCACTCAAGGGTATAAAAGGGGAAAAAACACAAAGCAGAGTTTCAAGGACATCACAAACTCTAATCAAATCTTATAGCAGTAAAGCACACAAAACGAAACTCCACAAGTGTCCAATGCGGAAGTCAACATGGTTTCATAGTTCAATCTTTGAGCaggaaaaacaagaaaaaaagccAAGGCATTTCAGCTAGTAGGTTCTTAAGGAGCTCAAGAGTTTGTGCATGGTCATCTTGGTATGTGGACAAGTTAAAATTAAGAGTCAACAGGATCTTCAGGCATGGTTCTTCTAAAGGTAGCATCAAGGTGGGCAATGAATATGTCAAACTCTGGTTCATCTGGTCTTCAGGTTTAGGCAGTAGGCTGGCCCTCAGGCTTCATAAATCTCAGCTGTTTTGATGGGAAGGAAAAGGCAAGGGGAAAATAACTGTATCAGAATTTTGACCATAGGGAGTCCGGATAGCTTTATTTCATCAAACTATCAATTGTCAGCGGTGAGTTGGCGAATGTTCTAAAAAGGTAAAGTTATCTTTTCTCCGTATTTTCTCTCTTTAGTCCTGCCCCAAGGGGAGAAGGGAATAGCATACCTGTAGCTAATGAGCGCCATATCTAGGAATAGTTTCTCCTCCGAGAAACACTGCCATGTCCAGAAACCCTAGACAAAAGAAACAATCAGATACAAAGTCAATCTAAATCATTATTCCTGCTTTCATGATTAGCACCACCTAATGTAGATGAAGAGATGAATTTACCCTGAACTACCACTTCGTCCCACAGAAAAATTTCCATAGGCCCCATAAGCActgccaccaccaccaccaccaccacttCCACCACTACCAATCTACAAAGGAAAAGGTTGGCTTCAGTTACAAACAACAAACTAATTATTAAGgtaaaaaaaattgtcttcAATTAAAAGTGCAAAGGTGGAATAGTTCGAAAATCTTATCTGGCATTTTAACCTCTAAAAGCAGATGGAATCACTGTCCCCATTGCTATAATCAGACATGTAAAGCTTAATATATGTACCTGTGAGCCGCTGTAGCTTCCATAACCATCACCACCAGCCAAATCATTGAAACCCCCATAACCACTTGAATATGAATGTCCACGCCCATGTCTTTTACCTTCTCTACCATCGTAGCTTAGACTATCTGAACCATCAGCTGACAGAGGAAGATACGGCAGAACAGGCAGAACGGCTGAGAGAGCACCTTCTCTATCAAAAAGGTTGGCTCTAAGCCTGGTCACTATATGTATAAGAGCCTCCTTGGCAACATCAAGATCCCCAGATATCTAATCAGAAAAACCACCAAATTAACCCCCCAACAACATAAGCAATATGAAATTCAATAAAGTTCATgacatgaaaatgaaaataaattaattaacaatcaCCTGCACCATTTCATCATCTTCCAAGGCAACCTTGGGGAGATTTTCCTTTGACAGTATTCGAATATTAGCCTTGGTGAGCCTCCTCAACTCGGTAATGATAGCTCCACCTTTACCAATTAAGCAACCAATTCGTGAGGTAGGCACAAGCAGACGGGTTGTGAATGAAATAATCCCAGAATCTCTTTCTACTTTCTCACTGCATCTTGGTTGCAAGCGCAATGCAGCTTCCAGCGTGGGAGAATATGAGTCTTCAAAAAACTGAAACAGTATATGAATAAAACAGTTAGAACTATTACTGACAGCCAACAAAAGACAAAGCTACAAAAGATTAGATCAAACCTCCTTTGATGAAATATTTATCAAACAATCATCTCCTTCAGTAGCTGAACTATCAACTTTTATGGCAGCCTTGGTCTCCTGTCTAATCTGATTGATTATTGCTCCACCTTTTCCAATGACACCCCCAATATTTTCAGTTGGACATATCAGTCGAAGAGAAAACTCTTTTGAAGATAAATCTTCCCTTGGAGCTGAATATAAAGACCTGGACCAATTACCACTGTCACCTTTATAACCTCCATACGGACTGACCAATGGGGCTAATCCCATAATTGGGGCACCATGTGTAGAAGCCATAAGTGAACCACCAGAAGAATATACACCAGGTATGGCAGAAGCAAGTAGATGCTGAGATCGTGATGGATTGTCATGCAAACGTGATGCAATCTGGTACAAGGCTTTCTTCACAATCAAGGGTTCACCAGATATCTGAAAAACATAACTAATTTAAAAGGCTATCAAGGAATCAAAAGCATGCACTTTGAAAAGAATTTAGGGAAGACTACGCAAAACCATTTGATAAAATCCATTCACTTACTTGCACAAGTTCATCAGAACTCAAAGCACAACGTGGTAAATGATCGTCCTTAAGAATGCGGACCTGTGCCCCAGTCTCAGTGCGAATATTCTGTACAATCTGTCCACCTTTTCCAATAATACAACCAATTTGATCAGAGGGTACAAGAAGTCTAGCTGTAACCTGGTGACCTCCTCCTTCAGAATCCTCATCCATAAAGTCATCAGCCACAACTCTATCGTGGATTTTGAACAAAGCCTCTTGAGCTGGAGAAACATAATCACTACTTTCTTCCAAAGAATTAGTCTCGTTGCTTGCGCTATAGATCGTTATAACACGCTCATCTGATCCAGGCACTGTTTCTCCAATCCTAATCTTTGATTTAGTATCTACCCTTAGCTGCTTCACAAtctctcctccccttccaataACACTTCCAATCTTTTTAACAGGGCACAAATACCGGTAAACAGTATCTTCTGAATCTATGACAAACTGGTCCCGGTCCTCACCATGACTTCTTCGTTTGTTGCCCCCATTTTCAGAATAATCAGACTGAGAATGGTTTCGTTTACCATAACTATTCCTCTGCCCAGCCATGAACTTATAAAACTGGGTATATCTGTCTCcacatgaaagaaaaaaaaaacaacaataataaagtTATGAGCAAATCAAACAGCCATAACATATCCTAGCTAAATCATAATTGGCACATATAAACTACTACAACATCACACGTTGCTCAGTTACAATCAGAAGAAACTCAAGCTAAGCTTCAGGCCAATAacaagaaaaagatgaaaaggaatTCGCTTTCTTTCCTCATGAAGAACAAACTTTGTTCCTGAGCAGTGATATTGCCAAAATAGCGGAAAACAAGGAAAGAAAAAGCAAAACTAAGCAAGTGAAACAAGGGTGGGgttgaagaaaaacaaaaaattagatCTCGAGTCGTCAACGCTATCAGTTGGGTGCAAAAACAGAAAGAGGATGATGAATACATGGAAATCGCAGAAGGATCGGGGGATTTGAGGAAAGAAGAGATGAAACAAACGGAAGGGTAAACAGAAACAATAAGAAGGAAGAAGAACGTAAAAATGAGAATGAGGAGAGTTAGAAGGTAAAGAGGATGAAGAAACCTGTAGAAGATCGAGGATGGGAATCGGAGAAGCGAAGACCGAAGAGTGGGAAATCGGAGAGTTTTAGAGAAAGGATGGTTGATTCTTCTATGCCGGAGTCTAGGGTTTTGACCCTCCCGACTCTTTTTCACTTTCCCTAAATTACACTTTTTGCCACCAAATATTTCtaaattcttatttttctttttcttacgtcTAATAACAATATCTTCACTTTTCAATTAATAAAACATATTAAATTtgaatgtaataaaacatgttAAATTGAATATAATTCTATGTTTAAATTAGTAAAATTATAGTTAATGTAAAACTCATAAAAATGATTCTTGAATAAGTATTTAAAAATcagaaattatatttaaaaaaaaaaaagacaaatgCAATTTATTGTAATTGtcttctaaaaaaatataacaaataaaatattgaacAATTTTAAAATCGAAAAAAGCCTACACGCAATTAATTTGGTACGGCACATGaaaatttagatttggctaaaccattttttcaagattttttggtataatcgtttagccaaatctaattGCTTACACGATTCTTTAGATTGAactaaaccatttttttcaagatgactaaacgatcatgttgtgTTTTGAGTTGCAacgatttttttgttttgaactacaatggtttttttcaagatttttatatttggtacacgattttgaactaaataatacaagatttattgattgaaaaaacatattattattttagaaaaatatataaaagaaataagagaagaaaatgattttaaggaaaaaatgagagaagaggaaaaaaacaaaaataaatggcaaatctgaaatattttaaacatGGCTAACGTtcttgatttgttatatttataaaattaatcttattttaactttaattattatatataaaataaaagtttttaATATT containing:
- the LOC103498494 gene encoding KH domain-containing protein HEN4 encodes the protein MAGQRNSYGKRNHSQSDYSENGGNKRRSHGEDRDQFVIDSEDTVYRYLCPVKKIGSVIGRGGEIVKQLRVDTKSKIRIGETVPGSDERVITIYSASNETNSLEESSDYVSPAQEALFKIHDRVVADDFMDEDSEGGGHQVTARLLVPSDQIGCIIGKGGQIVQNIRTETGAQVRILKDDHLPRCALSSDELVQISGEPLIVKKALYQIASRLHDNPSRSQHLLASAIPGVYSSGGSLMASTHGAPIMGLAPLVSPYGGYKGDSGNWSRSLYSAPREDLSSKEFSLRLICPTENIGGVIGKGGAIINQIRQETKAAIKVDSSATEGDDCLINISSKEFFEDSYSPTLEAALRLQPRCSEKVERDSGIISFTTRLLVPTSRIGCLIGKGGAIITELRRLTKANIRILSKENLPKVALEDDEMVQISGDLDVAKEALIHIVTRLRANLFDREGALSAVLPVLPYLPLSADGSDSLSYDGREGKRHGRGHSYSSGYGGFNDLAGGDGYGSYSGSQIGSGGSGGGGGGGSAYGAYGNFSVGRSGSSGVSGHGSVSRRRNYS